The following proteins are co-located in the Poecile atricapillus isolate bPoeAtr1 chromosome 2, bPoeAtr1.hap1, whole genome shotgun sequence genome:
- the MALSU1 gene encoding mitochondrial assembly of ribosomal large subunit protein 1 → MWRALSAARRLLWPVGAAAGGAPRAEPPPPRTPPGRGCAAAGGGAGPGALVAAAERRQPADTVLPKFNIDLAVALLRQENAKDICVIQLSPEIKYCDYFIIVSGFSTRHLHAMANYMLKMYKHLKEEGGPHTQIEGKETDDWLCIDFGNIVVHFMLPETREVYELEKLWTLGPYDDQLAQMTPQSLPKDFVFGLTPNSSDHLETRT, encoded by the exons ATGTGGCGGGCGCTGTCGGCGGCGCGTCGGCTCCTGTGGCCGGTCGGGGCCGCGGCCGGGGGCGCCCCGCGGGCGGAGCCGCCGCCACCCCGGACCCCGCCGGGTCGGGGCTGtgcggcggcgggaggcggagccgggcccggggcgctggtggcggcggcggagcggcgcCAGCCGGCAG ATACTGTTCTTCCAAAGTTCAACATTGACTTGGCTGTAGCATTACTGAGGCAAGAAAACGCTAAAGACATCTGTGTCATCCAGCTGTctccagaaataaaatactgtgaTTATTTTATAATTGTGAGCGGATTTTCAACACGGCATCTTCATGCAATGGCAAATTACATGCTGAAAATG tacaAGCATCTCAAAGAAGAAGGTGGTCCTCATACTCAGattgaaggaaaagagacagatGACTGGCTGTGCATTGATTTTG GTAACATAGTGGTGCATTTCATGCTGCCAGAGACACGAGAAGTTTATGAGTTGGAGAAGCTGTGGACTCTTGGCCCCTACGATGACCAGTTAGCACAGATGACTCCACAGTCCCTTCCAAAAGACTTTGTATTTGGACTGACTCCTAACAGCAGTGATCATCTTGAAACAAGAACTTAA